In the genome of Dermacentor andersoni chromosome 3, qqDerAnde1_hic_scaffold, whole genome shotgun sequence, one region contains:
- the LOC140216505 gene encoding uncharacterized protein, producing MVWIRRRSPTKAQCFLFNVPVSTPVDAIIDSIEEVVGAGGLQYLQHHGGNKFLAAVRSAAQAAKMAAKGSLLLANKVVPLERMGTPVVYVTVYRLPPCVSDDALIAALAPYGKCRGISDVVFKDRTDISNGSRLVKLEMVKPPPNFIMVTGFRVMLEYKGMKRVCSKCGAEGHFGATCTSARCARCAIFGHATATCNAPCRRCNGGHATVDCVSPRSYAAAVKPVTHAQPGLGENTSEEAAQTQATDQPGEESAPEAPTPASPDASDAASSPSTDEESNETPPATMASSTTEYDEEPTLDAQSTLSQQERLLACATTPNASENADGRHRGLPEVLAGPSRITPVAKTTTTLASGTSTAVNERRMRSQTAPEEAKRMLSSESSTSSEPMATPSKKCKKMPRDTTTMDVVSDSETY from the exons ATGG tgtggatcaggaggaggagTCCAACGAAAGCCCAGTGCTTTCTCTTCAATGTACCGGTTTCGACGCCGGTTGACGCCATCATCGACTCCATCGAAGAAGTCGTAGGTGCCGGAGGGTTGCAGTATCTGCAACATCACGGCGGCAACAAGTTCTTGGCAGCTGTCCGCTCCGCGGCTCAGGCAGCcaagatggcggcaaaaggctccCTGCTGCTCGCCAACAAGGTCGTACCGCTGGAACGCATGGGCACTCCAGTGGTTTATGTGACGGTCTATCGTCTTCCACCCTGTGTCAGTGACGACGCCTtgattgctgcacttgcaccGTATGGGAAGTGCCGAGGCATTTCCGACGTCGTTTTCAAGGACAGGACGGACATCAGCAATGGCAGCCGACTGGTCAAGCTCGAGATGGTAAAACCTCCACCAAATTTCATCATGGTGACTGGCTTTCGGGTAATGCTTGAATACAAAGGAATGAAGAGAGTGTGCTCCAAGTGCGGAGCAGAAGGTCATTTTGGGGCCACCTGCACATCAGCTCGATGCGCCCGATGTGCCATTTTCGGTCATGCGACTGCAACGTGCAACGCACCATGCAGACGTTGTAATGGAGGGCACGCCACTGTTGACTGTGTGTCGCCACGTTCGTATGCTGCTGCAGTGAAACCAGTGACGCACGCCCAGCCAGGACTGGGCGAGAATACATCTGAAGAGGCAGCACAGACGCAAGCCACAGATCAACCAGGGGAAGAAAGTGCCCCAGAGGCGCCGACGCCAGCGTCCCCCGATGCCAGCGACGCTGCGTCTTCTCCCTCTACTGAcgaagagagcaacgagacgccaCCTGCCACAATGGCGTCGTCTACCACGGAATACGACGAAGAGCCTACGTTAGACGCCCAGTCTACGCTATCACAGCAGGAACGGCTCCTTGCATGTGCTACAACACCGAACGCTAGCGAGAACGCGGATGGACGCCATCGCGGCCTCCCCGAAGTCTTGGCCGGTCCGTCGAGGATCACGCCGGTTGCCAAGACAACGACCACGCTTGCGAGTGGTACGAGTACAGCGGTGAATGAGAGACGGATGCGCTCGCAAACAGCGCCTGAAGAAGCCAAGAGAATGCTCTCTTCAGAGAGCTCTACGTCATCAGAACCAATGGCGACACCCtccaagaaatgcaagaaaatgccACGAGACACCACTACCATGGACGTTGTCTCCGATTCGGAGACGTACTAA